The Vigna unguiculata cultivar IT97K-499-35 chromosome 11, ASM411807v1, whole genome shotgun sequence genomic sequence AtagaaaaaatatctattattaaaaaaaaagtaaaaacatgGATGGATAATAGTAAACTCATGATTTCCTTCACAAAACTCATTCAATACTTTGAACTATATGTAAAAAGACAAATCCTTTAGCATAAAAAATTTACCATCTGTCAACTTTCTTTGAAATCATCAGTGATCTTGACAAGTCTTTGTTTTGGATTTagtgttaactttttttgaccTACGGCTATCAAGTTTCCCTGTAGTTTGAAGTGACTCATTATCCTTTCACTATTATAATCTTGTCTCTCATCATGCATATTAGTGCTATTAAAAACTAACTTTAATTCCTCTGCAAAACAAGTTTCATTAGACCTTAAAGAATTAAGAATGTCTCATAACTATTATGTGGTGAGTCTAGTTGTTATAAACCCTACAAATTATTGATAATGAGAGTAACATACTCCAAAGAAGACATATCAACCAAGGAATCAGACTCCACTAGCATATCACTATATAGATTCTTAACAAGAGAATATTCATTTATAACACAAATATTATCACGATGAACCACCATTGACATGAGTTATGACTAAACAACAAGTTATGCCACAACAGGTTATACCATAAAAGACTGAACCACGAACTAACCACTCTTTTTCCATTCTAAACATTATTCCCATGGGTTATTCCTCTTTCTCTCCATGTCCACAAAACCATCTTTATGATTTGAGTTCAAAGAATAACCTACGATACTTACCAATTGTTCTTCCACCACTTAGACTTGTGTTTCATCTTAGGACCATTCTTTTAAGTTTCTCCAATTCTGGTATTTAAATTCCAAGGTTTTCTTCCACAACCTATCACTTTATGCAGCTAGGTTCCATTTTCACTTTGCTAAAAGAGttccaaatttaatatattcttttggATTCTCTTAATCTTCTTAACGAAGATTGACATTTTGACAAAGGATAAGTAGAAAAGGGCCAAAGCAATTGGGGCAAActtaattagaaatattataCCTCAAAGAATAGGTATGGCCCCTTTCATCTTGTGAATCTTTTATTGATTTTGTCTAAAGTTCCCACAAATGATTCTTTATGGGAAAACTCTTAATAACAtgtccaaattaaaaaaataaaataaacttcatATGCTTAGAATATAGTATAATTGTAtaatcttttaatatgttaCTATGTGATCTTATCCCTCCCCACTTtagttttgaaaaagaaaaattgactTTTTTAGCTGGAGATATGTTCGAATTCATGAAGTAGTCAAATTCCAATGAAATATTaacttttatctaattattttttctactaATTTATTCATGGAGAAAGTGTGCTTGTTTtagtaaaactattttaaaatctgACTCGTCCCTCGTCCATAATGGTCgaagttttatatatttcaaaacaaactaataaaattaataagaatatcatttttctaaaaaaatttacttaattttgttgtaaaaagaattcaattaatgataaattagaaatataaaaatgtcaatacatagttaaaaattaataatgatcTCAGTTCAAttacatcaaataaaattaatatgataaatagCTAATGATCTTATATTTTTTGTGCTTATTTCTCTCTTGCACTATTCCTTTTTGTGTCTTTGTCAAATGGATTTATGTTTGCCATTCTTGTTCCATGTCTTTGTTCCTTCTGTTTTGAGTgataatttagtttcaatttctttcaaaaaagaaattacaGTTAAAGAAGTAAATGTGAAAAATGTCAGAAAACCGTGCATAAGTATTCGTCGTTGTTTGTTTATGGTAATAGGATTGCAAAAAAgtgcaacaattttttttttagctgAGATCGAAAATACCCAGAGTGTGGTTACTTGTTTTGAAACTTTACCTTGTGTTTCAATGATGAATTGAATAATCTGacataattatacattttaacttaatatatacttgcataaaaaacattttaacattataaaaaatacagattttttaaattattttaaaaataagtatgattaaatttcatattttgataaaatatacatttttaatatttactgcTTTTGTTTCTTTGATGTGTACTcctaatacatatataatatatccaAAAAGTTCCACACATAAAAACAAAGCATTTTCTGTCATCTTTGATGAAAGAGtttaataaactttatttatcTGTCAAAAAAGGTTTAATACTCTCAGGCAGAAGGATGAAACAAAATAGGGTCAAAAAATGTTTTGATATACAAGAGTGACCTGCCCTAAAACATTAGTGTGCCTGCAACAAAGACAATTAATCCTACGGACATGATTCTGTATGACTAAAGATTGAGACAACCAATTATTCCTTTATGATGTCATCTGCTAAACAAAGTTATCAAAGTTtgtacctttttcttttttctagacattttctttttatcttttgttttcttgttcCTTTTCCAAATCTTAAAATCGGATGTTTTTATACataattgagttttattcaTTACGTTAAGTgtcattattgttttttatatttgttactgtaaatatatatatatatatatatatatatatatatatatatatataaatacatatttggtctatatttttgttgtatttttcaatttaatctttattttcgTTTTGCGTTCAATTAGATCTTCATTTTCGTCacttttggtcaatttggtcatgTTTACTAATattgtttaaatagttaacgtcaATGAATAAtacatgccacatgtcaaattttttttttataaatacaaatcaGTGTATTGTTAGACTCGTATAATGAGTGTGTCAACAACTTCATCTAATATCTAATGTTAGACTCGTTTAATCAGTATATGAACACACTaatctaaattttattgttgCAATCATTTattgtgtatggacaaactcatctaatgtgtattgcaAGGCACATCTAATATGAGAATGAATAAagttgtataatatttattaataaactcGTTTAATATGTGTATAAATAAACTCATCTAATGTATATTGCTAGACTCATTTAATTGGTGTATGGACAAACTCATCTAATTGTGTTGCAAGACTTGTTTAATCAATGTGTGGACAGACTCACGTGATGTGTATTCTTAGACTCATCTAATTAATACTAGAAATgacttgttttatgttttatgcacAAAATACTCGTCTAATTAGTGCATGGATAGActcatctaatgtgtattaCTAAACTCGTCTAATTAGTGTATGAACAAACTTGTCTATATCGCAAGATTAATCTAATTAGTGAACGGACATACTAGTCTAATATGTATTAATAGACTTGTcaaatttgttatgaaaaatcTTGTCTAATGTATATTCTTATACTCGTCTAATGTATGAATGAGTTGTCTAATGTCTATTGCTAGATTGGTCTGATTAATTCATCAACAACTTATCTAATCAAAGTATTCGTAAACTCATCTAATCAATGTATGAAATGACTCGTCAAATATCTTTTTGTTATACTCTTCTAATTAGTGTATCTATAGtcttgtctaatgtgtattgttagactCGTCTAATTAGTGTATGCTAAGAttcgtctaatgtgtattattAAACTCGTCTAATTAGTATATGAAAAGAGTCGTCTAATGTATATTACAAGATCCATCTAATTAGCAAATGGACATATTTGTGTAATGTGTATTAATAGACTCGACTAATCTGTGTATGAAAAAGCTTGTCGAATGTATATTGTTATATTCATCCAATCAATATATGAATTATTTGTCTAATGTGCATTGCTAGACTGGTCTGATTAATTCATCGACAACTCATCTAATCAAAGTATATGTAAACTCATCTAATCAACATATGAAATGACTTgtctaatatcttttttttatacttttctaaTTTATGTATCCAAAGTTTGTCCaatgtgtattgttagactcgtgtaatattttttactatacTCGTCTAATAAGTATATGGAAAGACTTGTGTGATGTGTATTCCTAGACTCATCTAATCAATGCATCAATAAATTCTTCTAATATGTATTGTTAGAGTGTCTCATAAGTATATGGGCACACTCGTTTAATTATTAGAAAACAAGTTTCCACGTtagtaatttatttgaattttattttccctATCACTGTTTAAGCATACATCATCATGTCAACTCACTGCTCCATTCATGCCATTTAACCCAATTTAACAAAAAGGACATGATTAATACCATTTttcaaaatgaggacctaattgagacttaTAAAGAGGGACCAAATCGATATTTTTGAACAAGaatggggaccaaagacataatttagCCTAACTGTATACTACCACTCTCAGAAACAAAAATGCGGAAAACAATTTACCACCTCCCACCTCTATTGTgtgtagagctgtcaaaatgggttagaACCCGCGAGCTAACCTAGCCCACCACGGGTTTGAGTCAGATTGGGTTGaaatgtttttacaaattttagtacAGGTTAATTTTTAACCCGACCCACCTAGAACCCGACGtatccgggttgaacccgtggtgagccgggttggtaAGCCAACCCGCAGATAAAGGATTACactagtattttttattaagttagaCTTTGTATTTGGGTCGGATTAGATTGCTCTTTTTAGTCAACACATtagtattttgtatttttatgattttggtttatatttggagtttaacattgttttagattgtattgaagtttatttatattttaataagaattataatttaattttttttaagactaaaagaaaaaaaatattttttttaattaagtgaaagaGTGAACCATCCTATTTAACTtaccaacccgtggtgagtcagatcgagtttaaaatattttttgcttGCTAACAAATGAGTTTGACTCATAAATAACCAACTCGTGGTCGAATTGGGTCAAATAAGACTTAATCACTTCTTTTGACCGTTCTAATTGTGTGTCATGTTTTTTGGTAGTTTATttcggattttttttttccggcGACGTTACCCTTATCATTTTACCCATTTACGCACCACTAAAATTACAATCTGACCAACTACAGCTTGACTCAATTTCGCAAATCACCACCACCTTCCAAGACAAGCACCATCACCAAAGCTTTCGGATAACCCACACCACTACACACCTAATCCAACTAAGTCGGTGTCTCAAACTCATAAGGGcatagatgaaattaaaaaaaaaaaaaaagatgggtGCAGGAAGCAATTGTCCATATTCTTTTGCAATTAGGCTATTGGAGACACGCATGCTATACAATTGTTATTTACACCGCTCAATTTTATTACTATacttcttttacattttttttaatatactctTTCATAAAGTGATTAGCcttaaaattttgacaattctCTTACAAGTACGTTTTAGAAGtaagttttaaaaatacatatcgGTTATATCtaaatttttccattttttttcagaaattgTGTTCCAACTTTAgcattttagaaaacactttccgagttttaaaatatttaacaattaaaaaatttcgttgaagaaatattacaaatttaacacattgaagaaaaaagtatttttcaatgatgttttgaaattttaacattttgGAAAGTAAAAGttgaatattttagaaaaataaatataaaaaatatataccggtaaaaataataaatatgaataaaaattatccTATTGTATCAATTTCTTGGAAGCCCAGTTAAGTAATTAAAACATTCCAATTTTCTATGCTTTTATTTGGTTGAAGTTTGTTATGCGTACactaaaaatagttatttttttatttttttatatcgtAGCAGCAAGGCAAGGCATGATTCTAATATTCAAATcagaaagaaaataacaaagcAACCACTTTCAAGTATCTGTTAAAATCCATACCAGAACAATTTCACTATACAAATCAAAGGGAACACAAAAACACTTCTAAGAAAAGAATGTCCATTTCACCAAAACCAAACAAAACCATAAAAACTtcttaattacttatttatgtAACCTCTTTCTTCATTGCCAAACATGTAACCTATTTATTCACCATGTAACATCCAGTTCCACGCACCAGTTACTGAACCAAAGATACACCCAAAAAGAACATTAGTTCATGTCATAACAAAACCACGTTGCCACAACCTCAAGACAAAACTGAACCAACATAGCTCAATTGTATTTAACAAAGGCAAAATTCCGAAAATCATAAACTGACAAAACCTCTGAGCtttagattgaagaaaaaaccTAAGATATGGATGTTCATGTGAGTAATCTACAAAATCTACAACCCCTTTTGGAAAACGTTGTAGCAGAGAAAACTCCGAAAACCCCAGCACAAAAAACGATGAGAAAGGCATTCAAAGGCACAGCACATTTGTCGAAGCTTCTTCCAACAGGAACAGTGCTAATATTCCAAACCCTGTCACCACTTTTCACACACCAAGGGCAATGCAAAACCGTTTCAAACAAAGTCATGACCATTGTTCTGTTGAGCCTTTGCAGCATCTCATGCTTTGTTCTTTCCTTCACTGACAGCTTCAGGGATGAGAGGGGGAAGGTGAGATATGGGGTGGCATCAGCGAATGGGATTTGGGTTATGGATGCATCAGTGAAACTTCCTGCAGAAGAGGCACAAAAGTATAGGCTAAGGTTCATTGATTTCTTGCATGCGTTTATGTCAATATTGGTTTTCTTGGCCATTGCACTCTTTGATGGAAGTGTGGTGAGTTGTTTTGCTCCAAAGCCTTCTGAGGAAACCAAGGAGCTTCTCATGATTTTGCCTGTTGGGATTGGCACTGTGTGTAGCCTTTTCTTTGTTGCATTCCCTACCCAAAGACATGGGATTGGTTTCCCTCTCTCTCGTAATTAGTATCATCTTCTTCATTCTTTAACCATGCTTTTCTGTAATTCTCAtaatggtttttcttcttctttgcaACATGAATAACAAATTTCTCACTTTAGTTTCAACAATCGCTCAATGTGTAACTGGTGAGATCGGTTAAAACCCAGATAAAATGGGATTTAAATCAATTTGCCTCACGTATGATTCAGGCCTTTTGAAAATATTCAGTCATCTTAATTAGTTGTTGACCAAGAACATGTCTGAATTTGTGTTCAGGGTAcgtattctaaaaaaatagagTTAGTTCTGacttatatcattttttaaatggagTTATTAAAACAGCTGGAAATATATCTAActgataaaaaatttagtaaCCCAAAAACTACTAATTAGTAACGCAACCATTGTTTGATAGAATAGAGGGATactattatcttttatttttaatttatgttaataatttaaatatttttaaaaaatatattttttcttatatttgttattttctcCCTCTTTAGCTCACCCTAGATGTACATCCCATGCACTTCTATTAGGTGTATTTTTCTCTATCATCGCTTAGATCTAAGCTTATTGTCGTCATTGCTCTACCACGTGGACACAATTCTTGTAAAGTAAAACGCTTTCTTAATGTAATTTAGAATTTATGTTAATGATTTCATCAAATTACAATGTTAAATAGATCGAAAACTAAGGGAAAACTACACTCTCCcacagtggcggaacttgaagaaaaaatttggGAGTgccaaattatattatattatattatatatatatatatatatatatatatatatatatatatatatatatatatatatatatattagttaaaaaaactcttcattttctttttttattttttctatttaaaacaaacacacataataataaaattcagaaaaatatgactatcattcgttattatatcataataccaaaccatgaatatcattttagataagtccttcgtacctcatcaattttatttggtGAGTATTGTGAAATTTGAAGATACTTTTCTCGGATTgcgttctaatgaatttttaaattcattataggTAACTTtaggaactttagagatttgtttttcacTGTCTTGAgtttttagttctcatgaaatttctcaacgtagatgcaattttttttctcacctTTATCACAAAACTTTactcctttaaaaaaaaaaagaattaatttttttactctttactataatctttctaatataaatttatcatctctCCTGTATAGattcaaaactttataaaatttaccataggcaggaaaacacaaaatccctaaatttcataattaaatattatactaatttggaaaaaattataagtaggTTTCATactaatttcataaaagaatccctaaaatcataattaaggtttatactaatttggatAAACATCCTaagaagaatcataaatctaacatacataaatcattataagatattaagcttgatatgttagAGATCATCTATAAATGTATATTTCAATCTCAATCGATGTGTTCTCCAACCTCTGTTTCCAATCTATCTCTTCATATTTTTGTCGCCCTCATACACTTTCATAATAACTTACATGGTAGAAAAAATTTATAGCAAAAACAAaaccctaatctcttttataaatcaatgttttcattacatttgttattttattttttattattatttttcataatataaacttaataaataatatataattataattcaaaatatatatatatatatatatatatatatatatatatatatatatatatatatatatatatatatatatatatatatatatataaatatatataaaaaaatccaaaaaattttgGGGGAGCCTTGGCTCCCCCTTGTCCCTATGATGGTCCGCCCCTGCTCTCCCATTATGTCAAAACTAATGGCCACTTTCCTAACAAATAGgttagttaaataaaaacaacatataaaatttcataaaaaatcttttaataatcCCTCCCTTAAACTAAATGCCCAAAGGCTTTAGTTTACTTCGGACGGTGCAATCATGTCGAGCATACTCTTGATCTTCACAAACTGTTCCAGCTTGAGTGGTTTAGTCATTATATCTGCTATTTGGTTTTGGGTGTTGCATTGACTTAACTTGATTCTTCCTTCTTTGACAAGATTTCTTAAGAAATGAAATCTAACATCAATGTGTTTGCTTCTACCATGAAATACAGGATTTCCAGACAACTTAATACCTAAATTGATGTCACATAGAATTAGAATATGCTTTTGTCTTTTGAAACCAATGGTCTCAAAATACATTGACATGCACATGAAGCGACATATATGTATTCTGACTTTGTAGTCGATAATGTCACTATTGGTTGTTTCTTAGATGACCATGAAACTGCAACAGTTCCTAACGAAAAAACAAATCATGATGTGTTCTTTCTATCGTTTACATCATCTGCATAATCATTATCTATATAGGCCACTAAAGTGATATATTCTCTTTTCTTGTAGAGTATCCCCAGCTCCATAGTCCCCTTTACATACATACCGTAGGAATCGTTTGACAACATTCCAATGAATCTGAAGGGTTCTCCATGAATCTACTAATTAGGCTGACCACATACATCAAGTCAGGTCTGGTTGCAATTAGGTACATAAGGCTTCGAACTACTTGTTTGTAGAGTGTGGCATCTGCTTTAGGTGATGCGTCAATTCTAGATAACTTCATTCCTGGGACAATATAATTCTTTACTGCATCGCACTCCATCATATTAAATCGAGCCAATACTTCCTATGCATATTTTCTTTGACATATGAAGATACCATGTGTATTCTACAAAACTTCAATTCCCAGAAAATACTTCATCTTCCCCAAGTCagtcatataaaaaattgacataatAGACTCCTTAAACTCATCACACATACCTTTATCATTGTTGGTGTAAATTAAATCATCCACATATAGACTCACAATAAGAATTTCACCATCCTTTGCTGACTTTGTGAACAAAATGTGTTCACAAAAACATCTTTCAAAGCCATTCTGTAAGAAATATGCTTCTATTTTGTTATACCATGCTCTTGGTGCTTATTTGAGCCTATAGAGTGCCTGCTTCAATTTATATACCTTTCCTTCCTGTCCCTTTCATATGAATCCAACTggtttttgaacatatatttcctCCTTCAGTTCTCCATGGaggaatgcacttttcacatctaGTTGGAATATAAACCACCCATTTTGTGCTGCCATGGATAGGATTATGTGAATAGTATCTAATTTGGCCACTGATGCAAACACCTCTGTGTAATCCACTCCATAGTGTTGTGCATAGCCTTTTTTTACTAACATTGCTTTAAACTTGTCAATCTCACCGTTCTCCTTGAGTTTAGTTTTATATCACTTTACTCCAATCGGTCTTACGTCTTTAGGAGCATGAGTCAACTCCcaagtttcttttttctttatagcCTTCACCTCTTTCACCATTGCCTCGTGCCACTTCTTACTTTTAACTGCTTCTTCAAAGTAACTGGATCAGTTTCAGTTGCTAGCATAGCACTAGTATGTTGTCATCATATATGCTTCCCCCTTCTTCATAGTCTGCCATCCACACTAGTTTTCTCCTATTTCTTCTCACCCTCCCTTTATTTGGGATCTCACATGTTGGTGTGCAAGATTTGTTTCTGGTGTATGTTCCCGCAACTTGTGATTTTGATTGCTCCTCCTCTAATTTAGATTGTGAATCAATGCTTTGTTCTTCTCCTTCAACAATTGCTTGGTGACTTTCTGCTTCACTCTACTCCTACCTCCAACTTATGTTTTCTTCAAATACAACATCCTTGCTGattaatattttcttgttgATTGGATCAAATAGTTTTGTATGCCTTGGATTCATCACTAACTCCAAACAGAACACACAGTCTACTCTTGTTATAGAGCTTAACTCGTTG encodes the following:
- the LOC114170337 gene encoding protein DMP7 — protein: MDVHVSNLQNLQPLLENVVAEKTPKTPAQKTMRKAFKGTAHLSKLLPTGTVLIFQTLSPLFTHQGQCKTVSNKVMTIVLLSLCSISCFVLSFTDSFRDERGKVRYGVASANGIWVMDASVKLPAEEAQKYRLRFIDFLHAFMSILVFLAIALFDGSVVSCFAPKPSEETKELLMILPVGIGTVCSLFFVAFPTQRHGIGFPLSRN